In one window of Comamonas testosteroni DNA:
- the ispE gene encoding 4-(cytidine 5'-diphospho)-2-C-methyl-D-erythritol kinase, with amino-acid sequence MHSLYDVPAPAKLNLFLHITGRRPDGYHLLESVFMLIDWHDVLHFERTVSSHISREDLNGVALPADDLITRAARALQQASGCTQGVRIGIEKRLPAQAGMGGGSSDAASTLMALNRLWNLNLSRQELQSIGLKLGADVPFFLCGHSAWVSGIGEIITPLTGRNALPQQQFLVVKPEQGLETGKIFSSESLKRDTKPAIVEDFAANHFGFGRNDLQPVAEGLQPEVMKVRSWLESLKLHARMTGSGSAVFAPIAENIEQNIDLSSAPSSWQIRVCRNLEKHPLNSWIPENKL; translated from the coding sequence ATGCACTCGCTTTATGACGTGCCGGCCCCGGCCAAGCTCAATCTTTTTTTGCATATCACCGGCCGCAGGCCTGACGGCTATCACCTGCTGGAATCCGTCTTCATGCTCATCGACTGGCATGATGTGCTGCATTTCGAGCGTACGGTCAGCAGCCACATCAGCCGTGAAGACCTCAACGGCGTTGCCCTGCCTGCCGATGATCTGATCACACGCGCGGCCCGCGCCCTGCAGCAAGCCTCCGGCTGCACGCAAGGCGTGCGCATAGGGATTGAAAAGCGACTGCCCGCCCAAGCCGGCATGGGGGGAGGCTCATCCGATGCGGCCAGCACGCTGATGGCGCTGAACCGCCTCTGGAATCTGAACCTCTCGCGCCAGGAACTGCAAAGCATAGGCTTGAAGCTCGGCGCCGATGTCCCCTTTTTCCTCTGCGGTCACTCGGCCTGGGTCAGCGGCATCGGCGAAATCATCACCCCGCTGACAGGCCGCAACGCCTTGCCGCAGCAGCAGTTCCTGGTGGTCAAGCCCGAACAGGGCTTGGAAACCGGCAAGATTTTTTCCAGCGAGTCCCTGAAACGCGACACAAAGCCTGCTATAGTTGAGGACTTCGCTGCAAACCACTTCGGCTTTGGCCGAAACGACCTGCAGCCGGTCGCTGAAGGCTTGCAGCCCGAAGTGATGAAAGTCAGAAGCTGGCTTGAATCACTCAAATTACATGCTAGAATGACGGGCTCTGGAAGTGCGGTATTTGCACCGATAGCGGAAAATATTGAGCAAAACATTGATCTGAGCAGTGCTCCAAGCTCTTGGCAGATCAGGGTTTGCAGAAATCTGGAAAAACACCCACTTAATAGCTGGATTCCAGAGAACAAGTTATAA